A part of Candidatus Diapherotrites archaeon genomic DNA contains:
- a CDS encoding UbiD family decarboxylase, which yields MGFREYIKKIEGKGKLTIISKPVSKKLEASAILNELNEKSVLFEKIKESQFKVAGNLFGTKDAIADYFGIKPNELIPKIINAIENPSLPEVAEKAPCQEEEIEVDLDKLPILFHCEKDGGNYISSGVLITKDKDGIQNVDFHRCMQIAKNKFSVRVVKDRHFDQLLKKNKELPVAVCIGNAPNVLIAAAISVELGRNELEIANTLEPLKVVKAKTFNGTIPADCEFVLEGIVRLEEKANEGPFVDLTETYDIVRQEPVFEVKKITHRKDAIWQALLPGKLEHKILMGMPREPTIFKEVNDAEIKCLDVNVNPGGCSWLHAIVKIDKQKEEDGKKAVEAAFKGHKSCKHIFIVDKDIDIYNPLEVEWAMATRFQADTDFIMKPREKGSSLDPSADPETHFTTKCGFDLTKPLVVKGKNFGKAEFPKVELKKFLE from the coding sequence ATGGGATTCAGGGAATACATAAAAAAAATTGAGGGGAAAGGAAAGCTAACCATAATATCAAAGCCTGTTTCAAAAAAACTTGAAGCATCAGCAATACTGAATGAATTGAACGAAAAGTCTGTCCTATTTGAAAAAATAAAGGAATCACAGTTTAAGGTTGCAGGAAACCTTTTCGGAACAAAAGACGCAATAGCAGACTATTTTGGAATTAAACCCAATGAATTAATACCAAAAATTATTAATGCAATTGAAAACCCCTCCCTGCCAGAAGTTGCGGAAAAAGCTCCATGCCAAGAAGAAGAAATTGAAGTGGACTTGGATAAATTGCCAATACTATTCCACTGCGAAAAAGACGGAGGCAACTACATAAGCAGTGGGGTCCTAATAACAAAAGACAAAGACGGAATCCAAAACGTTGACTTCCACAGGTGCATGCAGATAGCAAAAAACAAGTTTTCTGTTAGGGTTGTAAAGGATAGGCATTTCGACCAATTGCTGAAAAAGAATAAAGAACTGCCTGTTGCCGTATGCATAGGGAATGCCCCAAATGTATTGATTGCTGCAGCAATAAGCGTTGAATTAGGAAGGAATGAACTGGAAATAGCAAACACTTTGGAGCCATTAAAAGTAGTGAAAGCAAAAACTTTTAATGGAACAATTCCAGCAGACTGCGAGTTTGTGCTTGAGGGAATTGTAAGGCTTGAAGAGAAAGCAAACGAAGGCCCTTTTGTAGACCTGACAGAAACATATGACATTGTAAGGCAGGAGCCAGTATTTGAAGTAAAAAAAATAACGCACAGAAAGGATGCAATCTGGCAGGCGCTTCTTCCAGGAAAACTGGAACACAAAATCTTGATGGGAATGCCCCGCGAGCCAACAATATTCAAGGAAGTAAACGATGCAGAAATAAAATGCTTGGATGTGAACGTGAACCCGGGAGGCTGCAGCTGGCTGCACGCAATAGTAAAAATAGACAAACAGAAAGAAGAGGACGGAAAAAAAGCAGTTGAAGCAGCATTCAAAGGACATAAGAGCTGCAAGCACATATTCATTGTAGACAAAGACATTGACATTTATAATCCATTAGAGGTAGAGTGGGCAATGGCAACAAGATTCCAGGCAGACACAGATTTCATAATGAAGCCAAGAGAAAAAGGAAGCAGCTTAGACCCAAGCGCTGACCCTGAAACGCACTTCACAACAAAATGCGGTTTTGATTTAACAAAGCCTTTAGTGGTAAAAGGAAAGAATTTTGGGAAAGCAGAATTCCCTAAGGTAGAATTAAAGAAGTTTTTAGAGTGA